ACTGGATCTTTTTACCCAGGAGGGGCTGTATCATATCAAGGCTTATTCTTACTGGTTAAAGGGATTTGGGGAAGATGCGGTATTTCAGACAAGTATTCAGGTCTTGGATCCTTACAACCTGAAATTCCAGCCTTCCGTGACATTTGAAAAGAAAGAAAATGGCAATCAGGTAAATTACCTGGCCAAGATTTCTGCTTTGGATAATTCTTTGAGGCCCTTGGCGGGTGATTCAGTGCATTATGAACTGATGAATAGGGACAAGACGATTCAGAAAGGCATTTTTATTTTGGACCAAAACGGTCAGCATGAGCTTGCTTTTGACCTTCCCACAGCTTCATTGAATCAGGTGACTGCCCTTGAATTGAAGCAGGTAGAAAATGAAGATTATGCCATTTCCCGAAAATTTGTTCTGCCTTTTCCAAGTTCCTCTATTGATGTCCAGTTTTTACCTGAAGGAGGAGACCTGATAGCAGGTTTCAACAATAAGGTGGCAGTCAGGGCGGTATATCCAGATGGTTCTCCGGTAAGGTTACAGGGTAAAGTAGCGTCGGGTTCGCAAGAGGTGGAATTCAGCACCAATGAATCCGGTCTGGCAGCATTTAATATTACTCCCCAATCAGGACAAAATATCACTGCTGAATTGCTTACTGATTCTGGGAAATTAAATAAATCCGTTGGTCAGGTGAAGACCAAAGGGGTAAACCTTGCAGTCGACAACTCCAAGGAAAGCCTGGTGAATATCCTGGTGCAGGCCAACAATTTCACGGAGATTTCCCCTTCAGGCGAAGGCCTCTTGGTCGTGCATGCCCGTGGAAGGATAGGGCACATGCAGATGATCAATCTCCAAAATGGGGTAACCGGTGCCAGGGTCAACAAATCCCAACTTCCAGCAGGGATCAATCAGGTGACCATATTTGAGCCGGGAGGAACACCTTTGGCCGAGCGTTTGATTTTTATCCCTGTGGAAAAGGAAGTTTCCTTAAAGCTGCAGGCAGATCAGGTCAATAGTCAGCCAAGAGGGAAAAACAAATGGAAGCTGTTGTTGGAGGGGGAAGCATTTGAAGGAGGGAATTATTCTGTTTCCATTACAGATGCCAACGAAAGTCCATATATCAACCAATCCCATATCATTTCCTATCTCAAGATGGAATCTGAGTTGAAGGGCCTTATCCATAACCCCAAGCAATTTTTCGGTGAAAGCAGAGATGATGCAGGGATTGACCTGGTGATGCTGACCCATGGCTGGAGGAGGTTCAACTGGGAAAAGGTTTTGTCAGGGAAAATGGAGAATAAAAACTTTATCGAACAGGGTATCAATGTCACCGGTACTGTCAGTCCAAAAAATGGAGGAAGGAGAGGTCTTTCGGGCGGGGTACTCAATGTTTTTTCAAAAGGTAAGGAAGAAGAATTCTTCGCTGTGGAATTCGGTGAAAACGGAAAATTCATTCTCGATGACCTGGATTTTCAGGATACCACCCTGCTTACCATTTCAGCCTCTGATAAAAGGCTGAAGGAATTTGTAAACCTTGAGCTCGACCCACCTTTGTCTAAGTATATTTCATGGGAAGGCTTCAAACCCAAAGTGGGAAATTTTCAGATTTCACCGGTGATGCGAGATTACCTGCTTCAGGCTGAGAAAAGGAGGGCTGCCGAAGCAGCCTTTGGAGAAGTTAGGGAAATCAAGCTGGATGAGTTTGTGCTAAAATCTGAGAAAATTGATCCAAAAGAAGAGCAAATTGTCAGAATGTACGGAAAGGGAGATGCCTCTCTTAGACCGGAGGATATCAGTGGATTTGAGGGTTTTCGGGATATTTTCCAATTACTTCAAGGTAGATTTGCCGGAGTTAGGGTTATACCGGACCCCATGGGAAGGCCTAGTATCACCATAAGGGGGGTAAGTTCTCTTCAGGCCGGTGGTCCCCCTTTGATATTATTGGATAATGTGCCTGTTGATATAAGTTTTGCCTCCTCCATCAGTCCCAGGGACCTGGCTTCGGTTGAAGTGTTTAAGGACGCATCTTCTTTGGCCATTTTCGGGGCATCAGGTGGCAGCGGTGTGATTGCCCTGTACACCAAGAGAGGAGCAGGGATTGGAAATGTAGGTGAAGGGGTCTTCAATTTGAGGTTTCCTGGTTATTCCTTAGCAAGGGAGTTTTATATGCCTCAATATGATAAGGAGAGCTCCCCTGCGCCGGACTTCCGGTCAACCTTGTACTGGAATCCCAAATTGGCCCTGAATGGGAACAGTGCTGATATTGAGTTTTTCAACAATGATGTGGTACAAAAACTCAAAGTGGTAGTACAGGGTATGGACAAATTCGGTAGGTTGTCTTACCTTGAAAAGGAGATCAATTTAGCCAACAATTGAAAAGGTTTTTTTGAATCCAAGAAGTCCCATTCTTGGGGCTTCTTGGATTTTCCTTATATTTAAGGTATGAAAAAGCTGGCTTTTATTATTGTTCTACTGACGTATTGTTCTTTGGCCACAGCCCAGGAGCAAGGGGATTTTAGGGTTCAGATTGCAGGGGATTATAAACTTCAGATCAATGATTTTGGGGGAAATGCGGGTTTTGAGTACTTATTTGCCGATAGGTTTTCTTTTGCCCCCAGTTTTACGTATTGGTTTCCGGATATCGGAAGAAGCTATAGCCTCAATGCGGATCTCAGGTACTATCTCACAGAAGGGATATCCCAGGTTTACCTGGTAGGAGGCTACAATAACCTTTGGCTCAATTTACAACCTGGGGAACCTGGTCAAGTGCTTTCCAGGGCAGGGGGTAATTTTGGGGTCGGTGCCTTTTTGGATCTATTGGATCAATTTGGGGTGGTGACTGAATTTAAGATGCAAAGCCAAAATACCCGTCAACCGGTGCTTAGAGTGGGGGTAGTGTTTAAATTGTAAGCCATTTCAAAAAACCAAAAATATTTTTTGAAATGGGACTTCAAAAGAGCTTACTTCTTGCTGAATTCGAAGAGTTTCCTTTTTTCCTCTTTGCTTAATCCATCATAGCCTTTTTCAGCAATCTTATCCAAGATTTGATCGATTTCTTCTTGGGTTGGTGTGTTTGCGCTTGAAAAAGAAGAGGATTTCATATTGGATGCTCCTGATGAGGTATAACTTTCTGTCGTAGAGTAAGATTTTTTCCTGTAAGAGACTTTAACTTTTGGCTTTTTATCCAATAATCTTTCAAAAAACTGCCCAACTGCTTGTACGGGCCTTCCCCAGTCGTTTCCTTTTCTGAGCTGACTGATATAGAAAAACCCCAAAGCCGCCCCGCCCAAGTGCGCCAATTCCCCACCGGCATTGCTGCCTGCAGAATTAACAAATGCAATGATCACATAAAAAATGGCGATGTATTTGATTTTTACCGGGCCCAAAAGAATCAAATGAAAGGTTGTATTGGGGGCCAGCGTAGCCGCTCCCACCACGACTGCATAAACCCCTGCACTTGCCCCAAGCATTTTGGCCATAGGCAGTACGTCTGAGAAATAAGGGGAAATATTATACATCAGGACATACAACATGGCCCCGGCTATGCCTCCTAAGATATAGAGATTGGCCAATTTACGGCTCCCCAAGTATTCATGTACCAATAGGCCAAACCAATACAGGAACAGCAAATTGAAAAGGATATGAAAGAGACCTTCATGAAAAAACATGTAGGTGAACAGCGACCAAGGCTGCATAATAAATACGGAAAGATCTGCCGGCATCATCAGGTAGGCCCTGAAGCCTTCATAGATCTTTCCCGCTCCAGACAAAGTAAATACCACACGGAAGATGACCATCGCAAAAAACACAATGATGTTGATGGCCAATATCTTGTAAAGGCTATTGTTGTTTTGCCTGAATGCATTTCTCAAATTGTCCCAGAATCCTCCGTACATAGCTTTCAATAGAAGTTGCGCCTATCTTTTTTCCAATACCATACCAATGCTGCCCCGATCACCAGACCACTGAGATGGGCAAAATGGGCCACATTGTCAAGTGGATTATTGTAAATTACGTTATAAACTGTGTAAAGGCCATAAAATAAGACTAAATATTTGGCTTTTACCGGCATAGGTGGAAACAACAAAAATAACTGAGTGTTTGGAAAAAGCATGGCGAAAGCAATCAAAACACCA
This Cecembia calidifontis DNA region includes the following protein-coding sequences:
- a CDS encoding TonB-dependent receptor plug domain-containing protein — encoded protein: MKKIKYLIPFLLIPALYLFTAFQKKPGISELTEKIISMMEFYVDEIPEEKVFLHLDKNLYAAGDNIWFSVYMTAGSPDVPSPLSKVVYVDLLDNEGRLMQQKTVKMEEGHGYGELKLDLFTQEGLYHIKAYSYWLKGFGEDAVFQTSIQVLDPYNLKFQPSVTFEKKENGNQVNYLAKISALDNSLRPLAGDSVHYELMNRDKTIQKGIFILDQNGQHELAFDLPTASLNQVTALELKQVENEDYAISRKFVLPFPSSSIDVQFLPEGGDLIAGFNNKVAVRAVYPDGSPVRLQGKVASGSQEVEFSTNESGLAAFNITPQSGQNITAELLTDSGKLNKSVGQVKTKGVNLAVDNSKESLVNILVQANNFTEISPSGEGLLVVHARGRIGHMQMINLQNGVTGARVNKSQLPAGINQVTIFEPGGTPLAERLIFIPVEKEVSLKLQADQVNSQPRGKNKWKLLLEGEAFEGGNYSVSITDANESPYINQSHIISYLKMESELKGLIHNPKQFFGESRDDAGIDLVMLTHGWRRFNWEKVLSGKMENKNFIEQGINVTGTVSPKNGGRRGLSGGVLNVFSKGKEEEFFAVEFGENGKFILDDLDFQDTTLLTISASDKRLKEFVNLELDPPLSKYISWEGFKPKVGNFQISPVMRDYLLQAEKRRAAEAAFGEVREIKLDEFVLKSEKIDPKEEQIVRMYGKGDASLRPEDISGFEGFRDIFQLLQGRFAGVRVIPDPMGRPSITIRGVSSLQAGGPPLILLDNVPVDISFASSISPRDLASVEVFKDASSLAIFGASGGSGVIALYTKRGAGIGNVGEGVFNLRFPGYSLAREFYMPQYDKESSPAPDFRSTLYWNPKLALNGNSADIEFFNNDVVQKLKVVVQGMDKFGRLSYLEKEINLANN
- a CDS encoding rhomboid family protein, with amino-acid sequence MYGGFWDNLRNAFRQNNNSLYKILAINIIVFFAMVIFRVVFTLSGAGKIYEGFRAYLMMPADLSVFIMQPWSLFTYMFFHEGLFHILFNLLFLYWFGLLVHEYLGSRKLANLYILGGIAGAMLYVLMYNISPYFSDVLPMAKMLGASAGVYAVVVGAATLAPNTTFHLILLGPVKIKYIAIFYVIIAFVNSAGSNAGGELAHLGGAALGFFYISQLRKGNDWGRPVQAVGQFFERLLDKKPKVKVSYRKKSYSTTESYTSSGASNMKSSSFSSANTPTQEEIDQILDKIAEKGYDGLSKEEKRKLFEFSKK